The following proteins are encoded in a genomic region of Dasypus novemcinctus isolate mDasNov1 chromosome 21, mDasNov1.1.hap2, whole genome shotgun sequence:
- the TRAF4 gene encoding TNF receptor-associated factor 4, which translates to MPGFDYKFLEKPKRRLLCPLCGKPMREPVQVSTCGHRFCDTCLQEFLSEGVFKCPEDQLPLDYAKIYPDPELEVQVLGLPIRCIHSEEGCRWSGPLRHLQGHLNTCSFNVVPCPNRCSTKLSRRDLPAHLQHDCPKRRLKCEFCGCDFSGEAYESHEGVCPQESVYCENKCGARMMRRLLAQHATSECPKRTQPCTYCTKEFVFDTIQSHQYQCPRLPVPCPNQCGVGTVAREDLPGHLKDSCSTALVLCPFKDSGCKHRCPKLAMARHVEESVKPHLAMMCALVSRQRQELQELRRELEELSVGSDGMLIWKIGSYGRRLQEAKAKPNLECFSPAFYTHKYGYKLQVSAFLNGNGSGEGTHLSLYIRVLPGAFDNLLEWPFARRVTFSLLDQSDPGLAKPQHVTETFHPDPNWKNFQKPGTWRGSLDESSLGFGYPKFISHQDIRKRNYVRDDAVFIRASVELPRKILS; encoded by the exons ATGCCCGGCTTCGACTACAAGTTCCTGGAGAAGCCCAAGCGGAGGCTGCTGTGCCCGCTGTGCGGGAAGCCCATGCGCGAGCCCGTGCAGGTCTCCACCTGCGGCCACCGCTTCTGCGACACCTGCCTGCAGGAGTTTCTCAG TGAAGGAGTCTTCAAATGCCCCGAGGACCAGCTTCCTCTGGACTATGCCAAG ATCTACCCAGACCCAGAGCTGGAGGTACAGGTACTGGGCCTGCCCATCCGCTGCATCCACAGTGAGGAGGGCTGCCGCTGGAGTGGGCCACTTCGCCACCTACAG GGCCACCTGAATACCTGCAGCTTCAATGTAGTCCCCTGTCCCAATCGCTGCTCCACCAAGCTGAGCCGCCGTGATCTGCCTGCACACTTGCAGCATGACTGCCCCAAGCGTCGCCTCAAGTGCGAGTTTTGCGGCTGTGATTTCAGTGGGGAGGCCTATGAG AGCCATGAGGGCGTGTGCCCCCAAGAGAGTGTGTACTGTGAGAACAAGTGTGGTGCCCGCATGATGCGAAGGCTGCTGGCCCAGCATGCCACCTCTGAGTGCCCCAAGCGCACCCAGCCTTGCACCTACTGCACCAAGGAATTTGTCTTTGACACCATCCAG AGCCACCAGTATCAGTGCCCGAGGCTGCCTGTGCCCTGCCCAAACCAGTGTGGCGTGGGCACCGTGGCTCGGGAGGACCTGCCAGGCCATCTGAAAGACAGCTGTAGCACTGCCCTGGTGCTATGTCCATTCAAAGATTCTGGCTGCAAGCACAGG TGCCCTAAGCTGGCGATGGCACGGCACGTGGAGGAGAGTGTGAAGCCACATTTGGCCATGATGTGTGCTCTGGTAAGTCGGCAGCGGCAAGAGCTGCAGGAGCTGCGGCGAGAGCTGGAGGAGCTGTCGGTGGGCAGTGATGGAATGCTCATCTggaagattggcagctatgggcGTCGGCTACAGGAAGCCAAGGCCAAGCCCAACCTGGAGTGCTTCAGCCCAGCCTTCTACACGCATAAATACGGCTACAAGCTGCAGGTGTCCGCATTTCTCAATGGCAATGGCAGTGGCGAAGGCACACATCTTTCACTCTACATTCGTGTACTGCCTGGTGCTTTTGACAATCTCCTGGAGTGGCCCTTTGCCCGCCGTGTCACTTTCTCCCTGCTGGATCAGAGTGACCCTGGGCTGGCTAAGCCACAGCATGTCACTGAGACTTTCCACCCGGATCCAAACTGGAAGAACTTCCAGAAGCCAGGCACTTGGCGGGGTTCCCTGGATGAGAGTTCCCTGGGCTTTGGTTACCCCAAATTCATCTCCCACCAGGATATCCGCAAGCGAAACTATGTGCGGGATGATGCAGTCTTCATCCGTGCCTCTGTTGAACTGCCCCGGAAGATCCTCAGCTGA
- the FAM222B gene encoding protein FAM222B → MLACLPGPGDLSFQLLSHTQMNTGLQKWDTTQKMRTAHCPTPAELDAYAKKVANNPLTIKIFPNSVKVPQRKHVRRTVNGLDTSAQRYSPYPTQAATKAGLLAIVKVPAKSILKDFDGTRARLLPEAIMNPPVAPYAAVAPSTLVHPQAQALARQQALQHAQTLAHAPPQTLQHPQGIPPAQALPHPQSLQQPQGLGHSQPMAQTHGLVHPQALAHQGLQHPTNPLLHGGRKMPDSDAPPNVTVSTSTIPLSMAATLQHGQPPDLSSIVHQINQFCQTRAGISTTSVCEGQIANPSPISRSLLINASTRVSTHSVPTPMPSCVVNPMEHTHAATAALPASGPVNLPTGIPRAPTGYPSDLKPVSWNQHQLAHLQQMCSEAGGTTAPGLTGKHVAGRELAGPGFVSKVPAYPQELCLAQSFHLKPPLEKPTPSPPINGLAAPLAYPNGHYFQPLWNNILPTPNSDSSGSQDLTMPFHGGQPTGAPLDCAAAAGAHYRAGTGGGPVASQNSLMQTVDYLSGDFQQACFREQSLAMLSKAHRGPGNHAPDPTDSRSLHIQHPGYR, encoded by the exons ATGCTAGCCTGTCTACCAGGGCCAGGTGACCTGTCCTTTCAGCTTCTTTCTCACACGCAGATGAACACTGGACTTCAGAAAT gGGACACTACACAGAAAATGAGAACTGCTCATTGTCCTACCCCAGCCGAATTGGATGCATATGCTAAGAAGGTCGCAAACAACCCACTGACTATAAAAATCTTCCCCAACAGTGTGAAGGTTCCCCAGCGGAAACACGTTCGTCGTACTGTGAACGGCCTCGACACATCAGCCCAGCGCTACAGTCCCTACCCGACTCAGGCTGCCACCAAGGCAGGTCTGCTTGCCATTGTCAAAGTGCCAGCCAAAAGCATACTCAAGGACTTTGACGGTACCCGAGCCCGGTTGCTCCCTGAGGCCATCATGAACCCCCCGGTGGCACCCTATGCTGCTGTGGCACCCAGCACTTTAGTACACCCCCAGGCCCAGGCTCTGGCCCGACAGCAGGCCCTGCAGCATGCACAGACCCTGGCCCATGCTCCACCCCAGACACTTCAGCACCCTCAGGGTATCCCGCCAGCCCAGGCACTGCCCCACCCTCAGAGCCTCCAGCAGCCTCAGGGCTTGGGCCACTCTCAGCCCATGGCCCAAACCCATGGCTTGGTCCACCCTCAGGCCCTGGCGCACCAGGGTCTCCAGCACCCTACCAACCCATTGCTGCATGGAGGCCGGAAGATGCCAGACTCAGATGCCCCCCCGAATGTGACCGTGTCTACCTCAACTATCCCCCTTTCAATGGCGGCCACCCTGCAGCATGGCCAGCCCCCGGACCTGAGCAGCATCGTGCACCAGATCAACCAGTTTTGCCAGACGAGGGCAGGCATCAGCACTACCTCAGTGTGTGAGGGCCAGATCGCCAACCCCAGCCCCATTAGCCGCAGTCTGCTCATCAATGCAAGCACCCGGGTGTCAACCCACAGCGTCCCCACACCAATGCCTTCATGTGTGGTCAATCCCATGGAGCACACCCATGCGGCCACAGCAGCACTGCCTGCCTCAGGCCCTGTCAACCTGCCCACGGGCATCCCTCGTGCCCCGACTGGCTATCCTAGCGACCTTAAGCCAGTCTCCTGGAACCAGCACCAGCTGGCCCACCTACAACAGATGTGCAGCGAGGCTGGTGGGACAACAGCCCCTGGCCTGACAGGCAAGCATGTGGCAGGACGTGAGTTGGCGGGGCCTGGCTTTGTGAGCAAGGTCCCTGCCTACCCGCAGGAACTCTGCCTGGCACAGTCCTTCCATCTGAAGCCACCCCTGGAGAAGCCAACCCCGTCCCCACCAATCAACGGCCTGGCAGCCCCACTGGCCTATCCCAATGGTCACTACTTCCAACCCCTGTGGAACAACATTCTGCCCACTCCCAATAGCGACAGCTCGGGGTCTCAGGACCTCACCATGCCATTCCATGGTGGGCAGCCCACAGGTGCACCGCTCGACTGTGCGGCTGCTGCTGGGGCCCACTACCGAGCAGGGACTGGGGGCGGTCCAGTGGCAAGCCAGAACAGCCTGATGCAAACAGTGGATTACCTAAGTGGGGATTTCCAGCAGGCCTGCTTCAGAGAACAGAGCCTGGCCATGCTGAGCAAGGCCCACCGAGGCCCTGGCAATCATgcccctgaccccacagataGTCGAAGTCTTCATATTCAGCACCCAGGGTATAGATAG